The following is a genomic window from Devosia neptuniae.
TGAGATATTGGCCGCGGCAGTGGCCAAAAACGCGCATGGGCAGCCGGTTTATACCGCTGCCCATGCTTTTAATTTTGTTGGTAGATCCGGGTTTGGTGGCGCTGGATGGATAGTCATCCGCGCCGCTACGCCAGCTAGAACTTGTAGTTGATGCCGGCGCGGACAACGCTGAAGCGTTGGGTGGCGTCGATGCTGCCGCCGGGCAGGCCGCCATAGGTCTGGGTGCCCAGATCGACATAGAGATATTCGGCCTTGACGGTGATGTTTTCGGTGGCGGCGGCTTCAAGGCCCACGCCAGCCGTCCAGCCCAGGTGGTTCTTGCTCTGGCTGGTGATCACGTCGGCGGGGTTGGTCACGCTGGCCGTGCCGCGGCCCCAGGCGACGCCGAGGGTTGCATAGGGCATGACCTGGCCGAACACCATGCCGGCGCGGCCGCGCAGCGTGCCATAGGCGTCGAGGCCGACCTTGGACGTGCCGATGCCGGCGAGGTCTTCTTCATGGCCGATGCTGGTCCAGTTGAGGTCGGCTTCGCCGCCCAGCACGAAGCCGCCCATGTCCATATTGTAGCCGACCTGGCCGCCCAGGTTCCAGCCATTGGACTTGTTCTCGGTTTCCACGCCGCCGCCGGTGGGCTTGCGGGTCAGCTCGCCCCAGGCATAGCCGGCATTCACGCCGGCGTAAAAGCCGCTCCAGGTCGTGGCGGGCGCATAGAAGGAGCCGCCGCCGCTATTATTGCCGCCATTCCAGCCAAGATCGGCGGCGAATGCCGGAGTGGTGACTAGCAGTGCGGTGGCAAGCGCAAGGGCCTGGCGATTCATGGTCGTCCTCGTCGGTCGGAAAATATGGGTATTGGTTTTCCGTAAAATGCGACGGAATAAATTAACGCTGCGGTAAGGAACGTGGTTAACGCGGCCCGGTAGCGTGCTGGCAGCGTTCACTTTTTCGCGGGAACGGGGCGGGCGCCGCGCGGACGGACGAAAATCGTGGAGCCGGCAGCGACGCTGTTGCGGAGCAGGACGAGCTGCGCTAGAGAGCATGACTTGTGCCCCTCTGGCGGAATGGTAGACGCAGAGGACTCAAAATCCTCCGCCGCAAGGCGTGCCGGTTCGAGTCCGGCGGGGGGCACCAATCCCGGTAGATTTGAGCCTTACGCGCTTTATGCGCCGTGTTGCCGCACGAAGCGATGCATCAGGTCGGCGCAGAGATCGGCATGGGTTTCGAGCAGCAGGTGGGGGCCATCCAGAATGTGCGCTTCGAGCCTGGGTAGATCCTCGAGCCAGGAGCGGGTTTCTTCCAGCTCGAAATAGGGATCGTGGCGGCCCCAGAGCAGCAAAGCCGGCGGCTGGCGGTTTTTGAGATAAGCGGCGATCTGGTCGAACCGCGCGACATGGTGCTGGTAATCCCGCACCAAAGCGCGCTGGAGCTCGAGCCGGCCCGGGAGCGACATCACGCGCCAGTCTTCTTCCCAATCCCTGGGATTCATGCGGGCGGCAATGTCGTCGGGCACGCCGCTGACATATTGGGCGCGCGTTCCCTCGGCAGTGAGGTGGGCGTAGGCGGCCGCGGTGTTTTCGGCGTCGGGGCTTTTCCAGAAGGCTCGCACCTGCGCCCAAGTCGGACCCATGCCGCTTTCATGGGCATTGGCATTCTGGATGATCAGGCCCAGTACCTGATCGGGCCGGCGCATGGCGATGTGCAGGGCGGCGGGCGCGCCGTAATCATGCAGGTAAATGAACATCCTGGTGATGCCGAGATGATCCAGCAGGCCCTCGATCAGGTCGGCGAACTGCGCGAAGGTGGCGGGCTCGATGACGTCGGACGCGCCATAGCCCGGCAGGTCGGGGGCGACGACGCGACATGATTGGGCAAGGGTGGGGATGATCGGCTTGAACATGCGCGAGGAATTGGGCATGCCGTGCAGCAGCAGGAGACCCGGTGCATTGGCATCGCCGGCGAGCGTGACGTGAAGCGAGACGCCGTCGATGGCGATGTACTGCTCGGTGAATTTGGAGTTGTCGCTGTTTGGCATGACTGCCTCCCGTGGCGATTTGTCCGGTCAGAATGGGCCCTGCAGATGATCAAGCCCGCGTCGTTCGCGGTCTGGGTCGCGATTGAAGCCGGGAGCGGTGGGGTCGAAATATTGCCAGCCCTCTTCTTCGTAGCGGGCGCGGCGTTCGGTGATGTCGACCTGCTGGGCCTTGGTGAAGATATCCTCGACTACCCCCGCCTGGCTTTCATCGACGCGCACCGAAACGACGCTGCCGCCGCGGCGGACGCCTTCGGCAAAGACGTGGGCATCCTGTTCGTGCACGCCCGAGCTGGTGAAGGCGCCGATGACGCCACCGGTGGCGCCGCCCAATGCGGCCCCGGCAACGGCGCCGACCGCGGTCGATACCAGCCAACCGGCGGCAATGACCGGACCGATACCGGGTATGGCCAGGGCGCCGAGGCCGGCCAATAGACCGCCCGCGCCGCCGATGATGGCACCGATACCGGCGCCAGCACCCGCGCCGTCAGCGGCCTTGTCATCGGCATTGTCTTCTCCCACTTCGTCATCGAGGGTCGAGACGACGAGGGAAATATCGTCTTCGGGAATGCCGGCGGCTTCCAGGCCCCGTACCGCCTGAGCCGCCAGGGTATAATCGTCGAACAGGGCGGTCATGGTCTTCATGGCGCGTCTCCAATCCAGCTAATGTGGATGTGAAACGAAGAGACTGGCGCGAGCGTTCCCGAGCGGTGGTTCAGTCGGGCTTGATGGCCTTGGCGTAGAGCCGCACCATGCTGAGCGGCATGCCGGGGCGCTGGAAATAGACGCGGGCGCGCAGATCGGCCTTGCGGCCGCTGCGGAACAGCCTGGTGCCCAGGGCCTTTTCGGCGGCTGCCTCGGGCGAGTTCACGCCATCGACCTGATGCTCCGGCGGCTCGGCGCCTCCCGAGGCAAGATCGACCACGCGATAGCTTAACGGCATAACCAATTCCCCTGTCGGGCTATCCTTAGCATGCGCCGCGGTAGCTGGTGGCACGGAATTGGTGAACTCGATTTCGAGCGCGACCTCGATGGCTTCTTCGATCAACAGGCCGATTGCGGGGGCCTGCGGGTCCTTGGGCAATGTGAAGAGGGCCTGTTCCAACTGGTCACGGACCAGCCGCGCTTCTTTCGGCATGGGTGCTCTCGCATCGGGTGGTTTGAAACCAATCGAAACCCGCCACATTCGCCGGCGCGGACTTTAGGTTCGGCTCTTCTGAGCTGACTATCGATTGACCCCCACCATTCGCGTCAAAAAACGGCCATCAGATGACGGGATTTGCGGGCTTTTTATTCAAAGTTTCGGCTCGTGCCACTGGCTGTCGATGAAGCTCAGCGCGTCGCGGATGCCGGTGGCCCAGACGTCCCAGGAATGATCGCCATTGGTGATGCGAAATTCGACCGGGCGATTGTCCGCCTGCATGGTTTCGTAGAAGGCGATGGCGCCGCGCCAGAGCTTGTGGCTGTCGTCGTCGCCCACGGTGAGGAACAGCGCGGGCAGGTCGGTATTGTCGGCAATGGCCTGGGCGAGGAGCGTGAAAACGTTCTGACTGTTGAAGCGACGGGCATCAAACGGGTTGCCGAAGGCGCTGCCGAAATGGGGTGGCACCGGCGGCAGGTCGATGCCGGTCGAGACGTCGGCTGGGTCGTTGTGGTGGAAATAGGTGCTGTCGATGATCAGGGACATGGCTTCGGGGGCCAGATCCAATTCGTCGACGGGCACGTTTTGCCAGATGGCGCCGGACAGGCTGGCGGCGGATGTGAAGAGGTCGGGATGGGCGAGGGCGAGGCGAAGGGCGCCATAGCCGCCCATGGAGAGACCCGCAATGGCGCGGCCACCTTTGTCGGTGCGGACGGGATAGGCGCTTTCGATGGCTTGGCGGAGGTCGGTGACGACAGCAGTTTCGGAATTGCCGGGGCCGCCGATATCGCGGGAATCGACGTACCAGCCTTCGGGACCGGCGCCGGGCATGACCACGAGGGCAGGTGTGATGGTGTGGCCCATCATGTCGTCGAGCGTGGGTTGGATATGGCCCAGATCACGCCAACTGGTCTGATCGCCGCCCAGGCCGTGCAGCAGGTAGATGACGGGCCAACCACCTGGGGGAGGGGCGCCATCGGGGCGGTAGACCAGGGCGTTGATGATGCCGCCCAGGCCGGGACTGGGGAAGGATTTGCTCTCCATGGTGCCGGCCAAGGACGGATAGCCAAGTAGCGAGATAAGCAGCGCTGCGCAAAGGGCTTTGATCATGGCGCAATACTAGCGGTGTGGCGTTTGCTCAACAATGGCCGGGGGAAGCCGCCTGCGCCGTTGACGACTTTGGGAGCCAAGCGTAGACAAGCGGCCGTGTCATTTCAAAGCCTCAAGCGCCCGTCCAGCCGGCACCCGATCTTTTGGGTGTGAAATGGTCCCCGCAGTGTCTCCCAGCATAATGGATTGCTACTGTGTTCAGGGCCGACGTGACGCAATTTTGTTGAGGCTTTCTGGAGCGTTCTGATGAACCCCATGTCCAAGCCGCTCTGGCAGCGGTTTACGTTTTTCCTAATTCCGTTGATGGTTTCCAACATCCTGCAGTCGCTGTCAGGAACCGCCAATGCCGTCTATGTCGGGCAGATGGTTGGGGTGGAGGCGCTGGCTGCGATCTCCACTTTCTTCCCTATCCTGTTCTTTTTGATGAGCTTTATCATCGGGCTCTCCTCGGGCGCCACGGTGCTGATCGGGCAGGCCTGGGGCGCGCGCAATGTTGACAAGGTCAAGCAAATTGCTGGCACAACGCTCACCGCGACGATCACTTTAGGCGTCATTGTCGCCATTATCGGTGGCACGTTTACGCCGCAGATCATGCAGGTGCTGGGTGCGCCCGCCAACATCCTGGGATTGTCGACCGACTATGCGCGGATCGTGCTGATCGGCATGCCGGGCTTTTTCGTGTTCCTGGTTGTGACGTCGGTGTTGCGCGGGGTGGGCGACACGGTGACGCCGCTGATGGCATTGATCATTTCGCTGATGGTGAGCCTGTTGGTGACCCCGGCGCTGATTCAGGGCTGGTTTGGCCTGCCCAAGCTGGGGCTGCTGGCGGCGGCTTATGCGTTTATCGCCGGCTTTGTCAGCGTGCTGATTTTCCTCTTCATCTATATGCGCGCCCGCAAATTGCCGCTGGCGCCGGACGCGACTTTGTTGCGGGCCATGGTGCCCGACTTCAAGCTCCTGGGGTTGATCCTGCGGCTGGGCGTGCCGGCCGGGTTGCAGATGGTGATTTCCTCGATCTCGGCCATTGTGGTGGTGGGGCTGGTCAATGGCTTTGGCTCGGATGCCACGGCGGCCTATGGCGCGGTCAACCAGGTGATCGGCTATGTGCAGTTTCCGGCCATGTCGATCGGCATTGCCGCCTCGATTTTCGGGGCGCAGGCCATTGGCGCGGGGCAGGCGGGGCAATTGTGGGGGATCACCAAGACGGCGCTGGTGCTCAACCTCATCATCACCGGCACGTTGATCCTGGTCGCGTACCTGTTCTCCCAGCATCTGGTGGCGCTGTTCATCACCGATCCGGCGGTGATCGAGGTGACCGAGACGCTGCTGCATATCGTGCTGTGGAGCATGCTGTGCTTTGGCTGGAGCGTGGTGTTCTCGGGCATCATGCGCTCGAGCGGCACTGTGGTGGCGCCCATGGTGATCTCGCTGGCCTGTATCCTGCTCATCGAATTGCCGGGGGCTGTAGTGCTCAGCCGGACGAGCCTGGGGCTACATGGCATCTGGATCGCTTATGCGGCGAGCTTCACGGTGATGCTGGTGGCGCAAGCGAGCTGGTATCGCTTCGTGTGGCGCAAGAAGAAGATCGTGGCGCTGATCTAGCAACAATGAAGGCCGGGGAGGAGCCCGCCTTTTTCATGCGCCGACCAATGAATCCCATGCGGCGAGTGCGCCGGTAACGATGCGATCGAGATCGGCCTGCTGGGCGCCGTCGCGGGCTTCGATGGCAAGGCCATTGATCACCGTGGCGTAGAAGGTGGCAATGGCCTGCGGGTCGGCGCTGGCCGGCACGTCGCCATCGGCAATGCCGCGGGCCAGGCGGGCGGCCAGATGGTCGCGCGTGGCCTGGCGGCGGCGAGTCAGGTGGGCGCGGACTTCGGCATTTTGCGGCGTGCCGACCGTGGCCGCGAGCACGATAAAGCAGCCGGGCGGCGTATCGGGATTGAGCTGGGATTCGGCATTGCGCCGCAGCGTTTCGGCAAAGGCAATGCGGGCGGTGGGCGCCTCGTTCAAGGCGTCCGGGGAAAAGCAGCCATAGCGGTCTTCATAGAGCTGGAGGGCTTCGAGGAACAGATTTTCCTTGTTGCCGAAGGCGGCGTAGAGGCTGGGCTTGCCGATGTCGAGCGCTTCGGAGAGGTCGCCAACCGAGGTGCCCTCATAGCCGCGCTCCCAAAACAGCAGCATGGCATCATGCAAGGCCTTGGTTCGATCAAACTCGCGCGGGCGTCCTGCCAAAACCGGGTGTCCAAATGATTTTTCTACCGATCAGTATAAAACCATTGACCGGCCATCACAAGCCGGTCTAGCTATTATGTACCGATCGTTAGAAAATGGAGATGAATATGCGGTCCAAACCCGAACTTCTCGACCAGGTCGCCCTTGTAACCGGGGGCAGCCGCGGCATTGGGGCGGCGATTGCCATTGCCCTGGCGAGGGCCGGCGCCGATGTGGCCTTCACCTTTGCCAGCAATGGCGAGCGGGCCGAGGCAGTCAGCCGGCAGATCACCCAGCTTGGCCGCAAGGCGCTGGCGTTCCAGGCCGATTCAGCTGATGCGGACGCGGTGGTTGCAGCCGTCGAGCGCACCGTGAGCCATTTCGGCAAGCTCGATGTGCTGGTCAACAATGCCGGGGTCGGCGATGGCGGTCCGTTTGCCGATGTCTCGCAAGCCGATTTCGACCGGTTGTTCGCCATCCATGCGAGAGCCCCATTTTTCGCAGCGCAAGCGGCGGCGCGGCACATGCCCAATGGCGGCCGGATCATCTCCATCGGCAGCAATCTGTCGACCCGCGTTCCCGATGCGGGCCTGGCGCTCTATGTCTCCAGTAAATCGGCATTGCTCGGCATGACGCGGGCATTGGCGCGTGAGTTGGGGCCGCAGGGGATTACCGTCAACACCGTCGATCCCGGCTCGACCGATACCGATATGAACCCCGCCAATGGGGCTCATGCCGCTAGCCAACTGATGCATAACGCATTGGGCCGGTTCGGTGCGCCGGACGATGTCGCGGCGGCAGTCCTGCACCTGGCGGGACCAGGCGGCCGCAGCATTACCGGAAGCTCGATCTTGGTCGATAGCGGCTTTAACGCCTAGGACCAGTCGGCATTCGCTGATGCTGGCCTGCAAATGGCGGTTTTCTGCGCTTCCGGTGCTCACGTACCCAAAAGTACGCTGCGCTCCGGTTCTCGAAATCCGCCATTTTCGGCTCAGCCTGAGTGAATGCCGACTGGTCCTACGGCGGACAGCGATGTTCCAGCCAATCGACCGCGAAAGCGACGATGGCTGGGGCATCGACCAGCACTGACGGGGCGTGGCCGATCAGGCCGCGCCGGCCCTGGCCGGTGGCCAGGAAATCCTCGACCACGTCGGCGAAATAGTCATCGGGCAGTCCTTCGACCACCGGGTCGGACGTGTCGAATTCCTCAAAGTCGCGCCATGTCGTCTGCCCGTCCACAAGGATCGGCGCTTGATAGCGGCGCAGGCGCTTGCCGGGAATGTCGGCGAGATGTTCGGCGTGGTGCAGCAAGGTCATGGTATCGAGCGGCGCGCCGATCAGCATGGTCTTGCCGCCCGCTTCGACCAGCTTGCCGAAGGGCGATTGCGGGCCATAGCCATAGTCGAGCGCATGATCGGCGGTGAACCATTCGGCCCTGCCACCCAGAGCGGCGCAGGATGCCCCGGGACTGGCGCTGCGCCGGGCGCCGGGCGTGGTGCGCAGCAGCTCGGGAAAGGCGCCATTGTCGCGCGTGGCGCGGGAGCGTTCGGGATCGAACGGGGGTACGTCGACGCGCAAAGCCGGGTCCGGCAGGTCGCGGTCGTCATAGTTCCAGTCGCAATAGCCCATGATCGTGCCGGTGGGCCCGACTGTGTCCATGAGTGCTGCTATCAGGGCGTCGGGCCCGCCAAGCACGGGTCCGACCGAGCGCAGGCCGGCGTGCACCAGAATGGCGTCACCGGGCTCGATGCCAAATGCAGAGATTTGGCCTGCCAATACCGACCGCGTCCACATGGCCGATCAGTCGCGAGCGTAGGCGGCCTTGCGTGGTTCGGCCGGGGTGGTTGTGGTTTCGCGGGCGTCATAGATGGCGCGGGCTTCCATGATGGTGCCGTGATGTTCGGCCGACCAGTCCCAGAGGCCGCTGATCGGCACCTGGAGGGTCTTGCCCAGCTCGGTCAGGCTATATTCCACGCGCGGCGGCACTTCGGGATAGATGGTGCGGGTGACCAGCCCGTCGCGCTCGAGATTGCGCAGGGTCAGGGTCAGCATGCGCTGGGACACGCCATTGATCATGCGCTTGAGCTCGTTGAAGCGCAGCGTGCCATTCTGGCCGAGAATGCCCACGACCATGACGCTCCACTTGTCGCCGATGCGGTTGAGCACGTCGGACATGGCCAGGCAATTGGCGGATTTGGAGGTGTCGGTGAGAGACATGTGCGGACCTTAGGCTCGGATAACTTAGGCACAAATATAAACACGGTTACTGCTTGTGCCTAGGGGTAAGTGATCATGCCGCCTGATGTTCGGCGCCGTAGAGCCTGAGATAGTAGTCCAGATCGCCGTTGCGCAGGCCCAATGTCTCCAATACGCCGCCCATGAAGCTCACCGGAGCCGTGCCCGGCGCGGTGACGATCCTGCCATCGACCACTGCCTGCGGCTGATCCTTGTAGTGCGCCGCGCCGGCATAGCCACTCGGGGTGAGATTGTCGGCTGAGTTGGAGGTATGCGCGACGTTGTCGAGAATGCCGGCGCGGGCGAGCGCCAGCGTGCCATCGCAAATGCCGGCCACGGTCTTGCCGGCGTCGCGGCTTGCTACGAGCACTGCCGTGATATCGGGCGGGGCATCGCTGGCCCATGCACTGCCACCGCAGACGACGAGGGCGTCGAACGTGGCGGCGTCGATGTCTTCCACTGCCAGATCCGGCGTTATCCTGAGGCCACCGGCCGAGGTGACCGGCTTGCCGCCCGGCGTGGCGAATTTGGTGTTGATGCCGAGATAGCTGCGGGCGCCGGCATTGAGCAGGGCGGTTTCCCAATCGGCAAAGCCTTCGGTCAGAACGGTGATGACGGTGGTCATGGTGGTGTCTCCTCGTGTCCGTGTTGCCACAAAGTTGAACGCTTGTGCTGCCAGAGGGTGTCAGGAGCGGTCAAAAGCCTGTCACCGGGGGCTTGGCCACATTGAGATAAGGGGAGGGCGCTGGTAAGAGGAGGCGCCTTCCCGACATACTCGGAGACTTTGTCACTTGCCGTTTGCCCGCCGTCTCGGCCTTTTCGCCTTTGCCTGCCTTGTCAGCCTCGCCGCCGCCCTTGGGACAGCGCGGGCCAATCCGATGCTGCTGGTCGATATGGACAATCTCGACGTGCTTTATGCGCAGGAGGCGGGACAGCCCTGGCACCCGGCATCGCTGACCAAGATGATGACGGCCTATGTGGTGTTCGAGGAAATCGCCAAGGGGACGGTGACGCTGGATACGCCGGTGATCCTGTCGGCCAAGGCGCTCAAGCAGGCGCCCTCGCGCTCGGGCCTGCCGGTGGGCAGCGCCATGAGCCTCAAGGACGCGCTTTATGTGATGATCGTCAAATCGGCCAATGACACGGCCATGGCGATCGCCGAGACGGTGGGCGGCAGCGAAGCGGGCTTTGTTGCCAAGATGAACGACGTGGCGGCCCGGATGGGGCTGACCGCCAGCCATTTTAACAATCCCAATGGCCTGCATGATCCGGGGCAATATATGTCGGCGCGGGATCTGGCCGTGCTGGCGCTCTATATCCGCCAGAGCTTTCCGCAATACCTGCCGATGTTCGGCACCGAAGCGGTGCAGGTGGGCAAGGCGCGGCTGGAATCGCAGAATGAATTGCTGACCAAGTTTTCCGGCACGACCGGTATGAAGACCGGCTTTGTCTGCGCGTCCGGGCTTAACATGGTGGCCACGGTGGAGCGCAATGGGCGCCGGTTGCTGGCCATTGTGCTGGGTGGCTCGTCGGCGCGCGAGCGCAATGAGCGGGCGGCTGAACTGGTGCTCAAGGGCCTGTCCGGCAGCATGCAGCCGAGCGGCCAGACCGTGCTCAATCTGGCCAATAATCCGGGTGCGGCGCCGGTCGATATGCGCGCCAATATCTGCGGCAAGGGCTCGCAGGATTATGTGAAAGCGCAGGAAGCAGCTTTCCCCATGGGCCTCAAGGGCCAGCCGACCTACCTGACCGATACGGTCGTGCCCAACACCTATGTGGCGACCGATCTGGGGCGGATGGCGGTGGGTGTGGTACTGCCGCGGCCGCGGCCGGCGCATGTGCCGATGTTTGCCGCGCCGACGACGACGGAAGCGGCATTGGATGGCGGGCTGCGGCCTGGCGTGCCAGTGGCGGGCGGGGATATCCCGGTGCCGCGGACGCGGCCGGTTTTTTGATCAGCTTTTAAGGATGGAAAACCGCAGCACGTCACCCTCGGTGGCGAGGCTGCAGGCGTGCCCGTGCTGGCGGCAATAGAGCGGGATATCGACCTTGGCCATGGGGTCGGTGGCGAGCACGATCAGGGCTGCGCCGGAGGGCAGGCTATCGAGCCGTTTCTCCATGCGCAGCACCGGGAGGGGGCATTTGAGCCCCCGCGCGTCAATGAGCTCGGGCTCAGTCGCCAACAACCAGGACCCAATAGACGCCGTAGCTGGAGGCGGGATTGAAGGCCATGGCAACGCCGGCCTTGCCGCCGGCCGAGGTCAGCCCGGCCGCGTCGGCCGGGTTGTTGCGCCAGCCGGAGAAGGTCTCGGCAAAGGTGGCGTAACCGGCGCTGAGCTTCATGACGCGCAGGCCCTGCGGAGTCTTGGGCGGGGTGC
Proteins encoded in this region:
- a CDS encoding winged helix-turn-helix transcriptional regulator, with protein sequence MSLTDTSKSANCLAMSDVLNRIGDKWSVMVVGILGQNGTLRFNELKRMINGVSQRMLTLTLRNLERDGLVTRTIYPEVPPRVEYSLTELGKTLQVPISGLWDWSAEHHGTIMEARAIYDARETTTTPAEPRKAAYARD
- a CDS encoding alpha/beta fold hydrolase, producing MPNSDNSKFTEQYIAIDGVSLHVTLAGDANAPGLLLLHGMPNSSRMFKPIIPTLAQSCRVVAPDLPGYGASDVIEPATFAQFADLIEGLLDHLGITRMFIYLHDYGAPAALHIAMRRPDQVLGLIIQNANAHESGMGPTWAQVRAFWKSPDAENTAAAYAHLTAEGTRAQYVSGVPDDIAARMNPRDWEEDWRVMSLPGRLELQRALVRDYQHHVARFDQIAAYLKNRQPPALLLWGRHDPYFELEETRSWLEDLPRLEAHILDGPHLLLETHADLCADLMHRFVRQHGA
- a CDS encoding DJ-1/PfpI family protein — its product is MTTVITVLTEGFADWETALLNAGARSYLGINTKFATPGGKPVTSAGGLRITPDLAVEDIDAATFDALVVCGGSAWASDAPPDITAVLVASRDAGKTVAGICDGTLALARAGILDNVAHTSNSADNLTPSGYAGAAHYKDQPQAVVDGRIVTAPGTAPVSFMGGVLETLGLRNGDLDYYLRLYGAEHQAA
- a CDS encoding SDR family NAD(P)-dependent oxidoreductase; amino-acid sequence: MRSKPELLDQVALVTGGSRGIGAAIAIALARAGADVAFTFASNGERAEAVSRQITQLGRKALAFQADSADADAVVAAVERTVSHFGKLDVLVNNAGVGDGGPFADVSQADFDRLFAIHARAPFFAAQAAARHMPNGGRIISIGSNLSTRVPDAGLALYVSSKSALLGMTRALARELGPQGITVNTVDPGSTDTDMNPANGAHAASQLMHNALGRFGAPDDVAAAVLHLAGPGGRSITGSSILVDSGFNA
- a CDS encoding MATE family efflux transporter translates to MNPMSKPLWQRFTFFLIPLMVSNILQSLSGTANAVYVGQMVGVEALAAISTFFPILFFLMSFIIGLSSGATVLIGQAWGARNVDKVKQIAGTTLTATITLGVIVAIIGGTFTPQIMQVLGAPANILGLSTDYARIVLIGMPGFFVFLVVTSVLRGVGDTVTPLMALIISLMVSLLVTPALIQGWFGLPKLGLLAAAYAFIAGFVSVLIFLFIYMRARKLPLAPDATLLRAMVPDFKLLGLILRLGVPAGLQMVISSISAIVVVGLVNGFGSDATAAYGAVNQVIGYVQFPAMSIGIAASIFGAQAIGAGQAGQLWGITKTALVLNLIITGTLILVAYLFSQHLVALFITDPAVIEVTETLLHIVLWSMLCFGWSVVFSGIMRSSGTVVAPMVISLACILLIELPGAVVLSRTSLGLHGIWIAYAASFTVMLVAQASWYRFVWRKKKIVALI
- a CDS encoding outer membrane protein; this translates as MNRQALALATALLVTTPAFAADLGWNGGNNSGGGSFYAPATTWSGFYAGVNAGYAWGELTRKPTGGGVETENKSNGWNLGGQVGYNMDMGGFVLGGEADLNWTSIGHEEDLAGIGTSKVGLDAYGTLRGRAGMVFGQVMPYATLGVAWGRGTASVTNPADVITSQSKNHLGWTAGVGLEAAATENITVKAEYLYVDLGTQTYGGLPGGSIDATQRFSVVRAGINYKF
- the aac(3) gene encoding aminoglycoside 3-N-acetyltransferase codes for the protein MWTRSVLAGQISAFGIEPGDAILVHAGLRSVGPVLGGPDALIAALMDTVGPTGTIMGYCDWNYDDRDLPDPALRVDVPPFDPERSRATRDNGAFPELLRTTPGARRSASPGASCAALGGRAEWFTADHALDYGYGPQSPFGKLVEAGGKTMLIGAPLDTMTLLHHAEHLADIPGKRLRRYQAPILVDGQTTWRDFEEFDTSDPVVEGLPDDYFADVVEDFLATGQGRRGLIGHAPSVLVDAPAIVAFAVDWLEHRCPP
- a CDS encoding sulfurtransferase TusA family protein — its product is MEKRLDSLPSGAALIVLATDPMAKVDIPLYCRQHGHACSLATEGDVLRFSILKS
- a CDS encoding D-alanyl-D-alanine carboxypeptidase family protein; translation: MPFARRLGLFAFACLVSLAAALGTARANPMLLVDMDNLDVLYAQEAGQPWHPASLTKMMTAYVVFEEIAKGTVTLDTPVILSAKALKQAPSRSGLPVGSAMSLKDALYVMIVKSANDTAMAIAETVGGSEAGFVAKMNDVAARMGLTASHFNNPNGLHDPGQYMSARDLAVLALYIRQSFPQYLPMFGTEAVQVGKARLESQNELLTKFSGTTGMKTGFVCASGLNMVATVERNGRRLLAIVLGGSSARERNERAAELVLKGLSGSMQPSGQTVLNLANNPGAAPVDMRANICGKGSQDYVKAQEAAFPMGLKGQPTYLTDTVVPNTYVATDLGRMAVGVVLPRPRPAHVPMFAAPTTTEAALDGGLRPGVPVAGGDIPVPRTRPVF
- a CDS encoding TetR/AcrR family transcriptional regulator, translating into MAGRPREFDRTKALHDAMLLFWERGYEGTSVGDLSEALDIGKPSLYAAFGNKENLFLEALQLYEDRYGCFSPDALNEAPTARIAFAETLRRNAESQLNPDTPPGCFIVLAATVGTPQNAEVRAHLTRRRQATRDHLAARLARGIADGDVPASADPQAIATFYATVINGLAIEARDGAQQADLDRIVTGALAAWDSLVGA
- a CDS encoding alpha/beta hydrolase, with protein sequence MIKALCAALLISLLGYPSLAGTMESKSFPSPGLGGIINALVYRPDGAPPPGGWPVIYLLHGLGGDQTSWRDLGHIQPTLDDMMGHTITPALVVMPGAGPEGWYVDSRDIGGPGNSETAVVTDLRQAIESAYPVRTDKGGRAIAGLSMGGYGALRLALAHPDLFTSAASLSGAIWQNVPVDELDLAPEAMSLIIDSTYFHHNDPADVSTGIDLPPVPPHFGSAFGNPFDARRFNSQNVFTLLAQAIADNTDLPALFLTVGDDDSHKLWRGAIAFYETMQADNRPVEFRITNGDHSWDVWATGIRDALSFIDSQWHEPKL